A genomic window from Limisphaerales bacterium includes:
- a CDS encoding DNA-binding protein: MAQLIVRNLEDEVAQKLRERAAKNGVSAEEEHRRILRNAENENAPKPEENFKEFLMFGCATDVDVEFPRAKDKMREIDFSD, translated from the coding sequence ATGGCCCAGTTAATCGTTAGAAACCTCGAGGATGAAGTCGCGCAAAAACTCCGCGAACGCGCCGCCAAAAACGGTGTTTCCGCCGAGGAAGAGCATCGACGAATTTTGCGGAATGCCGAGAACGAGAACGCCCCTAAGCCCGAGGAGAATTTCAAAGAATTCCTGATGTTTGGCTGCGCCACTGACGTGGATGTGGAATTTCCTAGAGCAAAGGACAAAATGAGGGAGATAGACTTTTCCGATTAG
- a CDS encoding ABC-F family ATP-binding cassette domain-containing protein, which produces MLTLAGVEKSFGGRTLFSEASLQLNRGDRLGLVGPNGAGKSTLFNLILGEESVDKGKVERLRDLDLGFLPQESLPVGDGTVLELALSFSPEFLAARGKMLRGEHVEPEEYELYNEKGGAQIEAKAKRILAGLSFRDSDHDRPAREMSGGWVMRAHLGRLLVQEPDLLMLDEPTNHLDLEALIWVQEYLKNYPGAILMISHDREFINQLVHGILEIRRERLFRWTGNYDSFLQQRDAHENQQLAAHKNQQRQIDHLQTFVDRFGAKNTKATQAKSKQKQIDRMKAAMVDAPQGEERRMKGFRFPQPERSGQRVLTLKGIDFAYGDNEVYRGMEIEIERGQRTVLVGPNGAGKSTLLKLLAGVLTPQAGQHLPGHNCKSGYFSQNRVDVLNASATVLEEALDTPERLTEEHARTVLGSFLFRGDDVFKRVGVLSGGEKSRLALVKLLLDPPNLLLMDEPTTHLDIASIDALIAALKQYEGTLVFISHDVHFIRLISEQTVHVNAGRLRNFPGGYDYYLQKTHAETARAGLTGGAQAVAKNPANAPVAAVSKGDQRARKRAEAEARNAKSRGRRTIEKEVQRLEKEIQTAESKITKLTADLEDPETYENPGLAMTINRELTQAQTTLDSLTPEWEQASEKLEAM; this is translated from the coding sequence ATGTTGACGTTGGCGGGAGTGGAAAAATCATTTGGCGGGCGCACGCTGTTTAGCGAGGCTTCGTTGCAGCTGAATCGTGGCGATCGCCTCGGGCTTGTGGGGCCCAATGGCGCGGGGAAATCCACGCTCTTCAATCTCATTCTCGGCGAGGAATCAGTGGACAAAGGCAAGGTGGAACGCCTTCGCGATTTGGATCTCGGTTTTTTGCCGCAGGAAAGTTTGCCAGTGGGGGATGGCACGGTGTTGGAATTGGCGCTGTCCTTCTCACCGGAATTTCTGGCTGCTCGCGGTAAAATGTTGCGCGGCGAACACGTGGAGCCGGAGGAGTACGAGCTGTACAACGAAAAGGGCGGCGCACAGATCGAGGCCAAGGCGAAGCGCATTCTTGCGGGATTGAGCTTTCGCGACAGCGATCACGATCGCCCCGCGCGTGAGATGAGTGGTGGCTGGGTGATGCGCGCGCATCTCGGCCGGTTGCTGGTGCAGGAGCCAGACTTGCTCATGCTCGATGAGCCGACGAACCATCTCGATCTCGAGGCGTTGATTTGGGTGCAGGAGTATTTGAAAAATTATCCCGGCGCGATTTTGATGATTTCTCACGACCGCGAATTTATCAACCAACTCGTACACGGCATCCTGGAGATTCGCCGCGAGCGGTTGTTTCGGTGGACGGGAAATTACGATTCATTTTTGCAACAACGCGACGCGCACGAAAACCAACAACTCGCCGCGCACAAAAATCAGCAGCGGCAGATTGATCATCTTCAAACATTCGTTGATCGTTTTGGCGCGAAGAACACCAAGGCTACCCAAGCCAAGAGTAAGCAAAAGCAAATCGACCGAATGAAGGCCGCGATGGTGGACGCGCCGCAAGGCGAGGAGCGCCGGATGAAGGGCTTCCGCTTTCCGCAACCCGAGCGCAGCGGTCAACGCGTGCTCACGCTCAAAGGCATCGACTTCGCTTACGGCGACAACGAGGTGTACCGCGGAATGGAAATCGAAATCGAGCGCGGCCAACGCACCGTCCTCGTGGGCCCCAACGGCGCGGGCAAATCGACGCTGTTAAAACTCCTTGCCGGTGTGCTCACGCCCCAAGCCGGTCAGCACCTCCCCGGGCACAATTGCAAGAGCGGTTACTTTTCGCAAAACCGCGTGGACGTACTCAACGCCAGCGCCACCGTCCTCGAGGAAGCGCTCGACACGCCCGAACGCCTCACCGAAGAACACGCCCGCACCGTGCTCGGCTCATTCCTCTTTCGTGGCGATGACGTATTCAAGCGCGTCGGCGTCCTCAGTGGCGGTGAAAAAAGCCGGCTCGCGTTGGTGAAACTCTTGCTCGATCCGCCCAATCTATTGTTGATGGACGAACCCACCACCCACCTCGACATCGCCAGCATCGATGCCCTCATCGCCGCGCTCAAACAATACGAAGGTACGCTTGTGTTTATCAGCCACGACGTCCATTTTATCCGATTGATTTCCGAGCAAACCGTCCACGTCAACGCCGGTCGCCTGCGCAACTTCCCCGGCGGGTACGATTATTATTTGCAAAAGACCCACGCCGAAACCGCCCGCGCCGGCCTCACCGGCGGCGCCCAAGCTGTGGCCAAAAATCCCGCCAACGCCCCCGTCGCCGCAGTCAGCAAAGGCGACCAACGCGCCCGCAAACGCGCCGAAGCCGAAGCCCGCAACGCCAAGAGCCGGGGCCGCCGCACCATCGAAAAAGAAGTCCAACGCCTCGAAAAAGAAATCCAAACCGCCGAATCCAAAATCACAAAACTCACCGCCGATTTGGAAGACCCCGAAACCTACGAAAACCCCGGCCTCGCCATGACCATCAACCGTGAGTTAACCCAAGCCCAAACCACCCTCGACAGCCTAACGCCCGAGTGGGAACAAGCATCAGAAAAACTAGAAGCAATGTAG